One segment of Pasteurella skyensis DNA contains the following:
- the frdD gene encoding fumarate reductase subunit FrdD, with the protein MKEIKRSDEPVVWLLFGAGTTVSAMFYPILVLIIGFLLPLGLIDGGVENLVAFSQCWFGKLVILGFLIFPVWGAMHRIHHGLHDFKVHLPASGIIFYGLSILYSVLVLFAVINI; encoded by the coding sequence ATGAAAGAAATTAAACGTTCTGATGAGCCTGTTGTATGGCTACTCTTTGGTGCTGGCACAACGGTCAGTGCAATGTTCTACCCTATATTAGTGCTAATTATTGGTTTTTTGTTACCACTTGGTTTAATTGATGGTGGTGTTGAAAATCTAGTGGCATTTTCACAATGTTGGTTTGGTAAATTAGTGATTTTAGGGTTCTTGATCTTCCCTGTTTGGGGAGCAATGCACCGTATTCATCACGGATTACACGATTTTAAAGTGCATTTACCAGCAAGTGGAATAATCTTCTATGGTTTATCTATTTTATATAGTGTTTTAGTACTATTTGCTGTAATTAATATTTAA
- a CDS encoding ComEA family DNA-binding protein codes for MKFLKTLVILVLATAVSTVSFAAPSSNSSKAEKQKTSQIAKKKSKKVKKTKQVKKAKKTKKAKKLEKSSKTKTKSSKQAVTSSKKNAKKATSKKVSKKSDSVKNKAESKKAKTEKKASSVKKVANTKKSKTKKVTKKMSKVVNINTATATELQQLAGIGPKKAKAIISYRKKVGKIKNITELSNVQGIGAATIKNIKSFVKF; via the coding sequence ATGAAATTTTTAAAAACACTTGTGATTTTGGTTCTTGCTACAGCCGTTTCGACGGTCTCGTTTGCAGCACCGAGTTCAAATTCTTCTAAAGCAGAGAAACAAAAAACATCTCAGATAGCGAAGAAAAAATCGAAAAAAGTGAAAAAAACGAAGCAGGTTAAGAAAGCGAAAAAAACGAAAAAAGCGAAAAAACTTGAGAAATCATCAAAAACTAAGACGAAATCAAGTAAACAAGCGGTCACATCTTCAAAGAAAAATGCAAAAAAAGCAACATCTAAGAAGGTGAGTAAAAAATCAGACAGCGTGAAAAATAAAGCAGAGTCTAAAAAAGCGAAAACAGAAAAGAAAGCATCTTCTGTGAAAAAAGTAGCGAATACAAAGAAATCGAAAACTAAAAAAGTAACAAAGAAAATGTCTAAAGTAGTGAATATCAACACTGCAACAGCGACAGAGTTACAGCAATTAGCGGGTATTGGACCTAAAAAAGCAAAAGCGATTATTTCTTATCGTAAGAAGGTAGGTAAAATTAAAAACATTACCGAACTTTCAAATGTGCAAGGCATTGGTGCTGCAACTATTAAGAATATTAAATCTTTTGTAAAATTTTAA
- the frdC gene encoding fumarate reductase subunit FrdC, with translation MTTETSKRKTYVREITPTWWKKLDFYKLYIAREATAVPTLWFCLVLLYGVICLGGGVEDVKENFIPFLQNPVVVIFNIITLGAVILNTVTYYFMTPKVLNIIVKNQRINPNIITGALWGATAFVSLVILVLMYI, from the coding sequence ATGACGACTGAAACAAGTAAACGCAAAACTTATGTGCGTGAAATAACGCCAACGTGGTGGAAAAAGTTAGATTTTTACAAATTGTATATTGCTCGTGAAGCAACAGCAGTTCCAACGCTTTGGTTTTGTTTAGTATTACTTTATGGTGTGATCTGTTTAGGTGGTGGCGTAGAAGATGTAAAAGAAAACTTTATTCCATTTCTACAAAATCCTGTAGTAGTAATTTTTAATATTATCACACTGGGTGCTGTAATTTTAAATACGGTTACTTATTACTTTATGACACCAAAAGTACTCAATATTATTGTTAAAAATCAACGTATCAATCCAAATATTATTACAGGTGCCTTATGGGGTGCAACAGCATTCGTTAGCCTTGTGATTTTAGTGTTGATGTATATTTAA
- the hflC gene encoding protease modulator HflC, which translates to MRKLLLPIIAVIIFALYQSLIVVQEGQRGIMLRFNKVHRDSEHKVVVYTPGLHFKLPFIDHLKVLDARILTLDGAEDRFVTVEKKDLLVDSYVKWKISDFGQFYMSTGGDYHKAANLLKRKVNDRLRSEIGSRTIKDIVSGSRGELMADAQKALNIGSDSAEKLGIAVIDVRVKQINLPNEVSSSIYQRMRAERNAVAKEHRSQGQEKAEFIRANVDKKVTLILANANKKAAELKGEGDAKAAKIYANAFGQEPAFYSFMRSLKAYEASFAEGKNNMMLVKPNSEFFRFMQAPTK; encoded by the coding sequence ATGCGTAAATTATTATTACCTATCATTGCCGTTATTATTTTTGCTCTTTATCAGTCTTTGATTGTGGTACAAGAAGGACAACGCGGTATTATGTTACGTTTTAACAAAGTACATCGTGATTCCGAGCATAAAGTTGTTGTGTATACGCCAGGTTTGCATTTCAAATTACCATTTATTGATCATCTAAAAGTGTTGGATGCACGTATTTTGACATTAGATGGTGCAGAAGACCGATTTGTAACAGTTGAGAAAAAAGATTTACTTGTTGATTCTTATGTAAAATGGAAAATTAGTGATTTTGGACAGTTTTATATGTCGACGGGTGGAGACTATCACAAAGCAGCAAATCTATTAAAACGTAAAGTAAATGATCGACTACGTTCTGAAATAGGTTCTCGCACTATTAAAGATATTGTCTCTGGTTCACGAGGCGAATTGATGGCAGATGCTCAAAAAGCATTAAATATTGGTAGTGACAGTGCTGAGAAACTAGGTATTGCTGTTATCGATGTTCGAGTAAAACAGATCAACCTGCCTAATGAAGTTTCTTCGTCTATTTATCAACGTATGCGTGCAGAACGTAATGCAGTAGCTAAAGAACATCGTTCACAAGGACAAGAAAAAGCAGAGTTTATTCGTGCGAATGTAGATAAAAAAGTCACTTTAATTTTAGCTAATGCCAATAAAAAGGCAGCTGAATTAAAAGGGGAAGGCGATGCAAAAGCAGCGAAAATTTATGCAAATGCCTTTGGGCAAGAGCCAGCGTTTTATAGCTTTATGCGTAGCTTAAAAGCATATGAGGCTAGTTTTGCAGAAGGAAAAAATAATATGATGTTGGTAAAACCAAATAGTGAATTTTTCCGCTTTATGCAAGCTCCTACAAAATAG
- the hflK gene encoding FtsH protease activity modulator HflK produces the protein MSWNESGNQDPWGKPGDKKPENQQEPKQPKSDQQPPDLEEAFNNLLKKLGSFKEKGKGGENTPNNPQPQFTKLLPIALGLAILVWAGSGFYTIKEAERGVVTRFGKVNEIVMPGLNWKPTFIDKVIPINVERVSELNTRGSMLTQDENMVSVEMTVQYLIEEPAKYLFNVVNPDDSLKQATDSALRYVIGHMTMNDILTTGRAVVREKTWKELRDIIKTYDMGLLVTDVNFQYARPPEEVKDAFDDAIKAQEDEQRLIREAEAYARGQEPIARGNAQRILEQANGYKEKVVLNAKGETSRFTQLLTEYKLAPDIMKERLYLETMEKVMKNTPKLMMEDNKGNNLMMLPIDKLMSKSVSSNNQVNQQEQSNTESLPATSVIETPSVVSQHKEEVVRDSVRKGRFE, from the coding sequence ATGTCGTGGAATGAGTCAGGTAATCAAGATCCTTGGGGAAAACCAGGGGATAAAAAGCCTGAAAATCAGCAAGAACCAAAGCAACCCAAAAGTGACCAACAACCTCCTGATCTTGAGGAAGCTTTTAATAATTTATTAAAAAAATTAGGTAGTTTTAAAGAGAAAGGAAAGGGTGGTGAAAATACACCTAATAATCCACAACCTCAATTTACAAAATTACTTCCTATAGCTTTAGGGCTAGCCATTTTAGTTTGGGCAGGATCTGGTTTTTATACTATTAAAGAAGCAGAACGTGGTGTAGTGACTCGTTTTGGAAAAGTAAATGAAATTGTTATGCCAGGTCTTAACTGGAAACCAACTTTTATTGATAAAGTTATTCCAATTAATGTTGAGCGAGTATCTGAATTAAATACGAGAGGTTCGATGCTGACACAAGACGAGAATATGGTTTCTGTTGAAATGACAGTTCAGTATCTGATTGAAGAACCTGCCAAATATCTTTTTAATGTTGTTAATCCTGATGATAGTTTAAAGCAAGCAACAGACAGTGCTTTGCGTTATGTTATTGGTCATATGACAATGAATGATATTTTAACCACAGGGCGAGCAGTAGTACGTGAAAAAACTTGGAAAGAACTACGTGATATTATTAAAACCTATGATATGGGATTATTAGTCACTGACGTAAACTTCCAATATGCACGTCCACCAGAAGAAGTGAAAGATGCCTTTGATGATGCAATCAAAGCACAAGAAGATGAACAACGTTTAATTCGTGAAGCAGAAGCCTATGCACGTGGTCAAGAACCGATTGCTCGTGGTAATGCACAACGTATTTTAGAACAAGCGAATGGTTATAAGGAAAAAGTGGTATTAAACGCAAAAGGGGAAACCTCTCGTTTTACACAACTTTTAACTGAATATAAACTTGCTCCAGACATAATGAAAGAGCGTCTCTACCTTGAGACAATGGAAAAGGTGATGAAAAATACACCGAAGTTAATGATGGAAGATAATAAAGGTAATAACTTAATGATGCTACCTATTGATAAGTTAATGTCAAAATCTGTGTCATCTAACAATCAAGTAAACCAACAAGAACAATCAAATACAGAATCATTACCAGCGACTAGTGTGATTGAAACACCTTCTGTTGTTTCACAACATAAAGAAGAAGTGGTAAGAGACTCAGTTCGTAAAGGGAGATTTGAATAA
- the epmA gene encoding elongation factor P--(R)-beta-lysine ligase: MENLQLDNIDWKPTAPISNLLTRSKTIASIRKFFTERGLLEVETPLLSEFSVTDINLATFKTQFNAPFYDDSKTLFLITSPEYHMKRLLVAGSGPIFQFCKVFRNEEEGSKHNPEFTMLEWYRPHFDMYRLINEVDDLLQHILDCEPAESLSYQFVFQKYVGLDPLSTSKKQLVDKAREQGFQCDDDENRDVLLQFLFSEIVEPNIGKERPVAIYHFPATQAALAQISSEDHRVAERFEFYFKGLELANGFHELQDADEQISRFVQDNIQREKMGLAPQELDVRFLAALKAGMPNCSGVALGVDRLLMLAMNAENISEVISFGIESA, from the coding sequence ATGGAAAATTTGCAATTAGATAATATAGATTGGAAACCAACAGCGCCTATTTCTAATTTATTAACACGTTCAAAAACAATAGCGAGTATTCGTAAATTTTTTACAGAGCGAGGGTTACTCGAAGTAGAAACACCTCTCCTAAGCGAGTTCTCAGTAACGGACATCAATTTAGCTACATTTAAAACACAATTTAATGCGCCATTTTATGATGATTCAAAAACGCTATTTTTAATTACCAGCCCTGAATATCATATGAAACGCCTCTTAGTGGCTGGCTCAGGCCCTATTTTTCAATTTTGTAAAGTATTTCGTAATGAAGAAGAGGGAAGTAAACATAACCCAGAATTTACTATGTTAGAATGGTATCGTCCTCATTTTGATATGTATCGTTTAATCAATGAAGTGGATGATTTATTACAACATATTTTAGATTGTGAGCCAGCAGAATCCTTAAGTTACCAATTTGTATTCCAAAAGTACGTAGGCTTAGATCCTCTTTCAACATCGAAAAAACAGTTAGTTGATAAAGCCCGTGAACAGGGTTTTCAATGTGATGATGATGAAAACAGAGATGTCTTACTGCAATTTTTATTCAGTGAAATCGTTGAGCCAAATATAGGCAAAGAACGTCCTGTCGCAATATACCACTTCCCTGCAACTCAAGCTGCTTTAGCTCAAATTAGCTCGGAGGATCACCGTGTCGCAGAACGTTTTGAGTTTTATTTTAAAGGTCTTGAACTTGCCAACGGTTTTCATGAATTACAAGATGCCGATGAACAAATTAGTCGTTTTGTACAAGATAATATACAGCGTGAAAAAATGGGTTTAGCGCCTCAAGAGCTTGATGTGCGTTTTCTTGCAGCATTAAAAGCAGGGATGCCAAATTGCTCTGGTGTTGCATTAGGCGTGGATCGTTTATTAATGCTCGCAATGAATGCCGAAAATATTAGTGAAGTCATTTCTTTTGGAATAGAATCAGCATAA
- a CDS encoding radical SAM protein, whose amino-acid sequence MNHTNLGYRFRENSLDSKPLSEITLPLHRIIPFSNVEGMGNRTSIFLQGCKLNCLYCHNPETIPRYTDESKKVSLDYLFQQVMDAVPFIRGVTVSGGEPTIHYKKLVPLFNALKEQGLTCYLDSCGFFDYDKTAELIEVTDKFLFDLKGIGDGLQTLCFDRKNQAGKVPTQLIPTINHIKKENLQRNLENLEKLLKLDKVEEIRLVMINGFFDEKLLIEKVAQLNPPKEVIFKIIRVHNKGTRDPDGLAPYIPTTDEIDHLANYAKQCGFENVVKIY is encoded by the coding sequence ATGAACCACACAAATTTGGGTTACAGATTTAGAGAGAATAGTCTTGATAGTAAACCACTTAGCGAAATCACCCTCCCTCTACATCGGATTATCCCCTTTTCAAATGTAGAGGGAATGGGTAATCGTACCAGTATTTTTTTACAAGGTTGCAAGCTAAATTGTTTGTATTGCCACAACCCTGAAACTATTCCTCGCTATACCGATGAAAGTAAAAAAGTCAGTTTAGATTATCTATTCCAACAGGTAATGGACGCTGTGCCTTTTATTCGTGGTGTAACGGTTTCAGGCGGCGAGCCTACCATCCATTATAAAAAATTAGTGCCATTATTTAATGCTCTAAAAGAGCAAGGATTAACTTGTTATTTAGATAGCTGTGGTTTTTTTGATTACGATAAAACCGCAGAACTTATTGAGGTTACCGATAAATTTTTATTTGATTTGAAAGGGATTGGTGACGGTTTACAAACACTGTGTTTTGATCGTAAAAATCAAGCGGGTAAAGTGCCAACTCAACTTATTCCAACCATCAACCATATCAAAAAAGAAAACCTACAACGTAATTTAGAGAATTTAGAAAAATTACTCAAACTGGATAAAGTGGAAGAAATTCGCTTAGTAATGATCAACGGTTTTTTTGATGAAAAATTATTGATTGAAAAAGTGGCACAGTTAAACCCTCCAAAAGAAGTTATTTTCAAAATAATCCGAGTGCATAATAAAGGTACAAGAGATCCTGATGGCTTAGCTCCTTATATTCCAACTACTGATGAAATAGATCATTTGGCTAATTATGCCAAACAGTGTGGATTTGAGAACGTCGTAAAAATTTATTAG
- a CDS encoding succinate dehydrogenase/fumarate reductase iron-sulfur subunit, with amino-acid sequence MAEQKMMTVEVLRYNPEKDNEPHLTKYQVPYDSQTSLLDALGYIKDEEEPELSYRWSCRMAICGSCGMMVNNKPKLACKTFLRDYSGYMRIEPLANFPIERDLVVDLSHFIESLEAIKPYIIDNKAPELEAPVDDKEFADARVELEKTRTKQTPAQLEKYRTFSMCINCGLCYAACPQFGLNPEFVGPAALTLAHRYNLDNRDSGKAERMKVINGKNGVWSCTFVGYCSEVCPKHVDPASAVNQGKVESSKDYVISMLKPKK; translated from the coding sequence ATGGCAGAACAAAAAATGATGACTGTTGAAGTGCTTCGTTATAATCCAGAAAAAGATAACGAACCTCATTTAACCAAATATCAAGTACCTTATGATAGCCAAACTTCACTTCTTGATGCACTTGGCTATATTAAAGATGAAGAAGAGCCAGAGCTTTCTTATCGTTGGTCTTGCCGTATGGCGATCTGTGGTTCTTGTGGAATGATGGTAAACAATAAACCTAAATTAGCCTGTAAAACATTCTTGCGTGATTACAGTGGTTATATGCGCATTGAACCGCTTGCAAACTTCCCAATTGAGCGTGACTTAGTCGTAGATTTAAGCCACTTTATTGAAAGTTTAGAAGCGATCAAACCTTATATTATTGATAATAAAGCCCCTGAGTTGGAAGCGCCTGTTGATGATAAAGAGTTTGCAGATGCACGTGTTGAACTTGAAAAAACACGTACTAAACAAACTCCAGCGCAGTTAGAAAAATACCGCACATTCTCAATGTGTATCAACTGTGGTTTATGCTATGCGGCTTGTCCACAATTTGGTTTAAACCCTGAGTTTGTTGGTCCTGCAGCATTAACATTAGCACACCGTTATAACCTTGATAACCGTGATAGTGGTAAAGCAGAGCGTATGAAAGTAATCAATGGTAAGAATGGGGTATGGAGTTGTACTTTCGTGGGTTATTGTTCAGAAGTATGTCCAAAACACGTGGATCCAGCCTCAGCGGTAAACCAAGGTAAAGTTGAAAGCTCGAAAGATTACGTGATTTCAATGTTAAAACCAAAGAAATAA
- a CDS encoding adenylosuccinate synthase, whose product MGKSVAVLGAQWGDEGKGKIVDLLTDRAKYVVRYQGGHNAGHTLIIDGEKTVLHLIPSGILRDNVTCIIANGVVLSPEALMTEMKELEARGVDVRGRLKISEACPLILPYHIAMDNARENALGKNKIGTTGRGIGPAYEDKVARRGLRVSDLFDKEHFAEKLKDILDYYNFQLVHYYKAEPVDYQKTLDDVFAVADVITAMVEDITTLLHTARANGDNILFEGAQGTMLDVDHGTYPFVTSSNTTAGGVATGSGFGPRNLDYVLGIIKAYCTRVGSGPFTTELFDDVGATIAKRGNEFGASTGRARRCGWFDAVAVRRAVQINSISGFCMTKLDVLDGLKELKICVGYKMPNGKVVEYAPMAAKDWEGVEPIYETMSGWDENTFGVTNRDELPQAAIDYIKRIEEVVGVPIAILSTGPDRVETMIFDDPFNA is encoded by the coding sequence ATGGGAAAAAGTGTAGCAGTCCTTGGTGCTCAATGGGGTGACGAAGGAAAAGGTAAAATTGTTGATTTATTAACAGACCGTGCAAAATACGTCGTTCGCTATCAAGGTGGACATAATGCAGGACATACCTTAATTATTGATGGAGAAAAAACTGTTCTTCATTTAATACCATCAGGTATTTTACGTGATAATGTAACTTGTATTATTGCTAATGGTGTCGTGCTTTCACCAGAAGCATTAATGACTGAGATGAAGGAACTTGAAGCTCGTGGTGTGGATGTACGTGGACGTTTAAAAATCTCTGAGGCTTGCCCTTTAATTTTACCTTACCATATTGCAATGGATAATGCGCGTGAAAATGCGTTAGGTAAAAATAAAATCGGTACTACTGGGCGTGGAATTGGGCCAGCTTATGAAGATAAAGTGGCTCGTCGTGGTTTACGTGTCAGCGATCTTTTTGATAAAGAGCACTTTGCTGAAAAATTAAAAGATATTTTAGATTATTATAATTTCCAACTGGTGCATTACTATAAAGCTGAACCAGTTGATTATCAAAAAACCTTAGATGATGTATTCGCTGTGGCTGATGTCATTACCGCAATGGTAGAAGATATCACAACCTTATTACACACAGCTCGTGCAAATGGTGATAATATCCTTTTTGAAGGTGCACAAGGCACAATGTTAGATGTCGATCACGGAACCTATCCATTTGTGACCAGTTCAAATACCACTGCTGGTGGGGTTGCAACGGGTTCTGGTTTTGGCCCTCGTAATCTTGATTATGTATTAGGTATTATTAAAGCTTACTGTACTCGTGTCGGAAGTGGCCCATTTACTACAGAATTATTTGATGATGTGGGTGCAACAATTGCCAAACGTGGAAATGAATTTGGTGCTTCAACAGGTCGTGCAAGACGTTGTGGTTGGTTTGATGCAGTGGCAGTACGTCGTGCCGTGCAAATCAACTCAATTTCAGGTTTTTGTATGACTAAACTTGATGTATTAGACGGCTTAAAAGAGCTTAAAATCTGTGTGGGCTACAAAATGCCAAATGGCAAAGTTGTTGAGTATGCACCAATGGCAGCGAAAGATTGGGAAGGTGTTGAACCAATTTATGAAACAATGTCAGGTTGGGACGAAAATACCTTTGGTGTGACTAATCGTGATGAATTACCACAAGCTGCGATTGATTATATTAAACGTATTGAAGAAGTAGTAGGTGTACCTATTGCGATTCTTTCAACAGGTCCAGATCGTGTAGAAACAATGATTTTTGATGATCCGTTTAATGCTTAA
- a CDS encoding lipoprotein translates to MKKFIFIAGMTAFLTACNVNDIDTVKNGILELNKTLTVGEAIDNYKGCKSVKWESFKADNGTKIVQATCPLTESVKEQLFWSDNIQSEFLQAGGNQICKQMTALIDFSLQNNFKDELDEGKKFWTQEIGMNVDTYFQMSESNNPKKTEMDLVLQFSINKDQTFQVAYIGTQFQFEQGEKQNYPTFDMKTLDSIYKNRVPSIVTGVKTVSRNTKYMYPFLALSCPYANQNMTTK, encoded by the coding sequence ATGAAAAAATTTATTTTCATTGCAGGAATGACAGCTTTTTTGACTGCTTGCAATGTCAATGATATTGATACTGTAAAGAATGGTATATTAGAGCTAAATAAAACCTTAACAGTTGGGGAAGCAATTGATAATTATAAAGGCTGTAAATCTGTGAAATGGGAAAGTTTTAAAGCGGATAATGGTACAAAAATAGTACAAGCCACTTGCCCATTAACAGAGAGTGTTAAAGAGCAACTATTTTGGTCTGATAATATACAATCAGAATTTCTTCAAGCTGGTGGTAATCAAATATGTAAACAAATGACTGCGTTGATTGATTTCTCTCTTCAAAATAATTTTAAAGATGAATTAGATGAAGGAAAGAAGTTTTGGACACAAGAGATAGGAATGAATGTTGATACCTATTTTCAGATGTCTGAAAGTAATAATCCTAAAAAAACAGAAATGGATTTAGTGTTACAATTTTCAATCAATAAAGATCAAACCTTTCAAGTTGCCTATATTGGGACACAATTTCAATTTGAACAAGGAGAAAAGCAAAATTATCCTACTTTTGATATGAAAACATTAGATAGTATTTATAAAAATCGTGTGCCAAGCATTGTAACGGGAGTAAAGACGGTATCGCGGAACACAAAATATATGTATCCTTTTTTAGCATTGTCTTGCCCTTATGCTAATCAAAATATGACGACCAAATAG
- a CDS encoding zinc ribbon domain-containing protein YjdM, with the protein MEFPICPKCSSEHTYHDSIQFVCPECAYEWTGEEVENDDEDQLIVKDSNGNLLADGDDVILIKDLKLKGSSQVLKKGTKYKKIRLVDGDHDVDCGKIMLKSEFLKKA; encoded by the coding sequence ATGGAATTTCCAATTTGCCCAAAATGTAGTAGTGAACATACCTATCACGATTCAATCCAATTTGTTTGCCCTGAATGTGCTTATGAATGGACTGGTGAAGAGGTAGAAAATGATGATGAAGATCAGTTAATTGTAAAAGACAGTAATGGTAATTTATTAGCTGATGGTGATGACGTTATTTTAATTAAAGATTTAAAATTAAAAGGTTCATCACAAGTATTGAAAAAAGGCACAAAATACAAAAAAATTCGTTTAGTTGATGGCGATCACGATGTAGATTGTGGCAAGATTATGCTGAAATCAGAATTCTTAAAAAAAGCATAG
- the frdA gene encoding fumarate reductase (quinol) flavoprotein subunit, giving the protein MKTVNVDVAIVGAGGGGLRAAIAAAEANPNLKIALISKVYPMRSHTVAAEGGSAAVIKETDSYEKHFHDTVAGGDWLCEQDVVEYFVKHSPVEMTQLERWGCPWSRKDDGGVNVRRFGGMKIERTWFAADKTGFHLLHTLFQTSIKYPQIIRFDEHFVLDILTDDGQARGCVAMNMMEGTFVQINANAVVIATGGGCRAFRFNTNGGIVTGDGLSMAYRHGVPLRDMEFVQYHPTGLPNTGILMTEGCRGEGGILVNKDGYRYLQDYGLGPETPVGKPENKYMELGPRDKVSQAFWQEWKKGNTLKTAKGVDIVHLDLRHLGAKYLQERLPFICELSKAYEGVDPAEAPIPVRPVVHYTMGGIEVNQQAETIIKGLFAVGECASSGLHGANRLGSNSLAELAVLGRVAGESAARVASEATPANQAIIDAQAKDIVARVHELANQEGDESWSQIRNEMGDSMEEGCGIYRTEESMQTTVNKIAELKERYKKISIKDTSSVFNTDLLYKIELGYILDVAQAISSSALERKESRGAHQRLDYTERDDEKYLQHTLAYYNKDSAPTIKYSDVKITTSQPAKRVYGAEADAAEAAEKAAKAAKE; this is encoded by the coding sequence GTGAAGACTGTTAATGTTGATGTAGCAATTGTTGGTGCTGGAGGTGGCGGTTTGCGTGCAGCAATCGCAGCTGCAGAGGCCAACCCAAATTTAAAAATAGCCTTAATTTCTAAAGTTTATCCAATGCGTAGCCATACTGTGGCTGCAGAAGGTGGATCAGCGGCAGTAATTAAAGAAACTGATTCTTATGAAAAACACTTTCACGATACTGTGGCAGGTGGGGACTGGTTATGTGAACAAGATGTTGTAGAATATTTTGTTAAGCATTCTCCAGTTGAAATGACACAACTTGAACGTTGGGGTTGTCCTTGGAGTCGTAAAGATGACGGCGGTGTAAACGTGCGTCGTTTTGGTGGAATGAAAATTGAGCGTACTTGGTTCGCTGCAGATAAAACAGGTTTCCACTTATTACATACTCTTTTCCAAACCTCTATTAAATATCCTCAGATTATTCGTTTTGATGAGCATTTTGTATTAGATATTCTTACTGATGATGGTCAAGCTCGTGGCTGTGTGGCAATGAATATGATGGAAGGCACTTTCGTTCAAATCAATGCAAATGCTGTGGTTATTGCCACTGGTGGTGGTTGTCGTGCATTCCGTTTCAATACCAATGGCGGTATTGTAACAGGTGATGGTTTATCTATGGCATATCGTCACGGTGTTCCATTACGTGATATGGAATTTGTTCAATATCACCCAACAGGATTACCAAATACAGGTATCTTAATGACAGAAGGTTGCCGTGGGGAAGGTGGTATTCTTGTGAATAAAGATGGTTATCGCTATCTACAAGACTACGGTCTAGGACCTGAAACACCTGTTGGTAAGCCTGAAAATAAATATATGGAACTAGGTCCTCGTGATAAAGTGTCACAAGCATTCTGGCAAGAGTGGAAAAAAGGAAATACCCTTAAAACAGCTAAAGGTGTGGATATTGTTCACCTTGATTTACGTCATTTGGGAGCAAAATATTTACAAGAGCGCTTACCATTTATTTGTGAATTATCTAAAGCTTATGAAGGGGTTGATCCAGCGGAAGCGCCAATTCCAGTGCGTCCAGTTGTTCACTATACAATGGGTGGTATTGAAGTTAATCAGCAAGCTGAAACTATTATTAAAGGCTTATTTGCAGTGGGTGAGTGTGCCTCTTCAGGGCTACACGGAGCAAACCGTTTAGGTTCAAACTCACTGGCTGAATTAGCTGTTTTAGGTAGAGTGGCGGGAGAAAGTGCTGCTCGAGTTGCTTCTGAAGCAACACCTGCAAATCAAGCAATCATTGATGCTCAGGCTAAAGATATTGTGGCACGTGTGCACGAATTGGCTAATCAAGAAGGTGACGAATCTTGGTCACAAATTCGTAATGAAATGGGTGATTCAATGGAAGAAGGCTGTGGTATTTATCGTACTGAAGAAAGTATGCAAACTACAGTTAATAAAATTGCTGAACTTAAAGAGCGTTACAAAAAAATCAGTATCAAAGATACTTCAAGCGTATTTAACACTGATTTATTATACAAAATTGAGTTGGGTTATATTCTTGATGTTGCTCAAGCAATTTCATCTTCAGCGTTGGAGCGTAAAGAATCTCGTGGGGCTCATCAACGTTTAGACTACACCGAACGTGATGATGAGAAATATTTACAACATACATTGGCTTACTATAACAAAGATAGTGCACCAACCATTAAATACAGCGATGTTAAAATTACTACATCTCAGCCAGCCAAACGTGTTTATGGTGCAGAGGCCGATGCGGCAGAAGCTGCTGAGAAAGCCGCAAAAGCAGCTAAGGAGTAG